agtaagcttAATCTTGGGGTATTTTGTTTtaaacatgtagctagctagctaaacaatgaaccataatcccaatccatagagtactagcaatacaaatcaattgtcatagctagctaaagttaaccaaataggttcaatgttagctagttagctaactaacattaggctGTAACTAGCAAtgtgaaatggcattctgagatatcactacacacagatcatacacgtaatgttagctagcaagccagccatctaacgtcagctagctagctaacagtaagctttaactttcaatgaaaacaactttgacAAAATTTTAAATTtataatatctgaaactgtagctagactcttacccgtatacacgCTTCACGACAGACTGCAAaccctttcattaaataagacgtcCTGGGTCATTTCCGTTTTGTTTATACAGCTTGCTTGGCCAGTTGTGTaaagtcactctggttcacactgaccgtgtgtaatgccataagaatcatcagatctttctccctctctgtcaccgatgccatggttgcccttagtttgaagatgtaatccggagacaggtgttttatgtAACAGCCTAttgtgttctctttttgactccctATGCTATCAAACCCCAGAAGTGTATTAATCTCCTTATCATACTGCTTCTACCagacattccactgatttcaaaactcggtcaacttcttccgtgacaacaCTGTTGATCACCGTTTCttccccatcactgtcatcagaagactctacaatgtcttcttcaatgaaaatgttacctaaatcagggatttcctcatgCTCAGATTCcttttcagagtcagagagagagtcagcattgcacgatcgtcctccagaaagtagacCATCACAACTTTTTCACTCTGACCTTTGTCAATAGTGCCTGATAAATTCAaggcagcaatgttattgagagaAGTTGCAACATAGTTGCAGTTCTCCATAGCTAACATTATATATTTCGAAAAAACTGCAGTAGAAAGGTTTATCTACGCATAACGAGCAGCTCATTTTATTAACACAAGATGCTACACCGCAGACCAATCTGAAACTCCTCTCTCGgaatgtccagcccactcattatctcagccaatcatggctagtgggaaggttcctgtctttttctgtcgctaaaccaactaggctcgtaatttaacaactttaatcgtatttacagatggcatacaagtttgtttttAAGGCACATTAGAGTTcaaatgttccagaaggcatttctgcacaaaaaaaattgctcacctgtgaagtcgtgacttgcgtcattcgcctagtttcctgaaacgggtcacatattgAATATAAAAACATTCAAATTCCTCTTCTGTATAGTAGATGATATGCGACATATGCATAGATTCTTAAAACCGGTCACATTTCaagatttacagtgcattcggaaagtattcagaccccttgactttttccacattttgtaacgttacagccttattctaaaatggatgaaatagtttcccccccctcatcaatctacacacaataccccataatgacaatgcaaagacAGGTTTTTTGAATTGTttgcaaaataataaaaaataaagtgaaataacatttacataagtattcagaacctttactcagtactttgttgaagcaactttggcagcgatatcagcctcgagtcttcttgggtatgacgctacaagcttggcacgcctgtatttggagagtttctcccatttgtctctgcaaatcctctcaagcgctgttaggttggatggggagcgtcgctgcacagctatttttaggtctctccagtttgatcggtttcaagtccgggctctggctgggccacaaaaggacattcagaggcttgtctCAAATGCACTCCTGTATTGTATTTGTTGTGTGCTTTGGgtttttgtcctgttggaaggggaacctttgtcccagtctgacatcctgagtgctctggagtaggttttcatcaaagatctcactgtactttgctccgttcatcttccctcgatcctgactagtctcccagtccctgcccctgaaaaacatccccacaacatgatgctgacaccaacatgcttcaccataggaagtgatggaaaaagtacccaattgttatacttgagtaaaagtatagataccctaATAGAAagctactcaagtaaaagtgaaagtcacccagaaaAATAGTACTTTAGTAAATATACTTTTGTATCAAATgtacatgtaattgctaaaatatacttaagtatcaaaagtagaagtaaaagtataaataatttcaaattccttatattaagctacGCAGACGGAACcactttcttgtttttaaaatgtacggatagcacaccaacactcagacattgtttacaaaatatgcatttgtgtttagtgagtctgccagaccagaggcagtaaggatgaccacatgttctcttgataagtgtgtgaatttcacaattttcctgtcctgctaagcattcaaaatatatcAAGTACTTTGGGTTGTCAGGAAAAATGTACGGAGTAGAAAGTACAatattgtctttaggaatgtagttaagtaaaagtagtcaaaaatataaatagtaaagtacagataccccccagaAATACTTAAGTCgtgctttaaagtatttttacttaagtactttacacaactgaccgtagggatggtgccaggtttcctccatacgtgacgcttggcattcaggccaaagagttcactcttggtttcatcaatccagagcatgttctttctcctggtctgagtcctttatgtgtctttttggcaaactccaagtggtctGTTATGtcccttttactgagtggcttccgtctggccactaccataaaggcctgattggttgagtactgcagagatggttgtccttctggaaggttctcccatctccacagaggaactctggagctctttcagaatgaccattgagttcttggtcacctcatgtcaaatcaattgaatttagcacaggtggactccaatgaagttgtagaaacctctcaagggtgatcaatggaaagaagctcaatttcaagtctcatagcaaaagggtctgaatacttatgtaaaaaaggtatttctgttatttatttttaatacatttaaaaacctgttatcgctttgtcattatggggtattgtgtgttgattgatgaggaaaaaaactaaTAAAttgtaacgtaaccaaatgtgaaaaaagtcaaggggtctgaatatttccgaatgcactgtaaattaaTGTGATAAACTAATAAAATGTTATATACTATCCTTTTTCAAGTATGCATAGAGAATAAATTGCAGTTAAAAGAATGGAAAACTAAAACATCACATTATTGTCTTAATCTGTAAATAACCTTCAAGTTGAAAGCACATTAGATGAGGGTTGAGTGGTCCTCTCTGGCCTGTAAAGgtgatacctacagtatgtggCTACAGTAGTCTCACATAACATGCTCATCTGTGCGTTATTCCAGACAGAGAGGAAAATGAACTGAacacaacatgagcagcagctcaCTCAGGCTCTGGGAATACACATCCTCATTTCAGCCCACATGGCCGCCTCCatcctacacacacgcacacaccacagaTACAGCGCCTGTGCCTGTGTAGCATCCATTCCCTCTGAAATAATAGGGACAGCAAAGGCTGTTTATCCTACCAAAGCAATACGAGGTAAATTAAATGAATGTCAGAGCTAAAAGTAATAGGAGTATGTGTCTTCGTCATATTGCCTATTTTTGCACTATATCATGTGAATTAAGTTTTATTCTCTGCCCTTCAAAATCTCATTACAGTCCCCAGAAAATTCATAGCTTTTAAACTCACTCTATTTATTAATATTATTGTTCTTATTAATCCTTACATCTTTCTTCTGAAGGTAAAGTCAAACTGTTATTGTACAAATAACTTTTTTTCTCATCCCCATAATATTTCAAAATATGTTAAATGATTCATCTTCAACAATTCAGAATTTTCTCCTTAGGATGGCTCTAATGTCTGAGAAAACATGCTCCAAGCAGTTGGCCAGAGAGAAATCATGCATTTTCACATTCCCATGCTGTCAGGGGCTCTATTTGAAGACACCTGAGCAGGTCTGTATTGTTGCTGAAGCTTCAAGCTTCATGCACAGGCAATGCATCTGCCAAAACATTGTCCGCCCTTTTAATATGACGAATCTCGAGGGGAAAAGCTTGAAGGTACAGACACCACCGCATAAACCTCTGGTTCGGACACTGCATCGAGTGTAAAAAGGTGAGTGGGTTGTGATTAGTATATACATGTTACGGatacaggggcctgttgcacaaaagtagaattaagacatccgggataaatgactcagctgagctcaatgaagccaaaacatgtgcgtccaggcttaattggttgcacaaagaccaagccaggatgagcagacacggattcattaagccaggtgaaaccaatcctggataggtgcgcgctcacggctcactcaaatagaccccgccacagatcacagattaactgatttaccatggcaactagagccgcgtacttttccccgtcggaagcacaaatcctcatggaggcatacgaggaggtaaaagatataattaagaagaaaggcaacaccgccacagtgataaagcaaagagaaaaagcgtggcaaagtattgcagaccgcctgaatgcgtaagtagtgcacaattacacactcaccgctccgctgaaacatcacaattactattcaaatatttaattcacatctccaaaaatgcagttgtactgtaattatgaaacggttaaatttttaattgaaatgcactgcagatatgagtgaaattgtgtaaagtaactccatcacactgtataaagctatgatacattttttgatatttttactgaaaacaagacaaaaataccaagtagttttttgcagtgtgactccattaaatgtgtgtgtgtgtgtgtgtgtgtgtgtgtgtgtagattaaacatgaacgggccaaaacggacatggcagcaggtcaaaatcaaatacaagaacattctgcagaatggtatggtccctgactaatatttaacaaagcacaagcatatattgtacccagaaggtgcctgctcacacattgtctgtactgttttagcagtgaaaaagaatacccacagacaaggcacgggtggtgggtcaccaaaggctgaccttaccccagcagaggacatggccttggagctaaataaaggcaggcccgtcttagaggggatccctggggggaaagagacgagcataggttcctcccaagatgccacccgcttcattcaaggtatgtccttccatctctgcatgggatacaaccacattcatattgaatcaatttggactgtctgactttggtttacctattgccttgcagtgtctggcagcactgtgttcctgttagagccaccagcacaagcaccagacgatgctgatccagtgagtactccatcaaaggcatactgtaggcctggcatgtcttgtctactagcttcaatatgaatccgattaaatgtgatagggtgaaggccccagtgcagcagcaacagcacatgatggagacgatgatgaggaggagaccatctctctggattccagaaggcatgaggtatcatgttaagactgtgaaagtactatttactctacaatggtgaggagtcctcatcaaaatcaaaaaatctaatttattttacaggacccagatgctatacagtgggaaaaccagcctggcaacatagtgcgtattaataaaaggacaccacatcctgccaaattccagctgcgctaattgtattgtgttcacagagctcacaagctatcagaaagttgtatggcaaccacctccggcgccaaatagaactggcagacatagacattcagtacaagaagaaaaagatggaaaatcttgcactggagtccgaaataaaaaagaggacaattaggaaactggaccttgaaataaaaaaacttgagagggaggtgagatatgccttcaatgtacactgtatgctaactgtaacacaaatgtattaatcattatttttctttcctcccccagctccaagaagatgacacagctcaaaataaaaattaggtatattctcgtaaagtcaagtgagccatgacatatgagctcttattgtgagcacacaggacggtggcatctttctaagtttttttttattttcccagcaatcagtacaaccaagtcatcgttataaggcatcgccctcttttgcccacccccccagcaccaggtgtggccactagcctatatgaaggcccaaaattgtgtgttcctttctgctctgacaatggcatgcccattcgtgcgagatgtggtggatgaagaagcacttgtgctgaggagagccttcaggcgagaaagggtcttcagggaccggttggacccactggccttccctgatgaccatctatatgaaagatacaggttttctgcagatggcatcaggtatctatgcagactactgggtcccaggattaagcaccgcactgcacggagccatgcactgagtgtggagcaaatggtttgtgtggccttgcgcttttttgctagtggagccttcctgtactcagtgggggatgcagaacagctgaacaaggccacaatttgccgcacaataaggagtgtgtgtctggctatcaaagcattagcagatgtcttcatctccttccctggccacagaagactgtgacatcaaagaggagttctataggattgcaggtaagaggatctacaaattacaggacaactgttaacacatagtaggatactcattactttgtgtgacaggtttccccaatgtcattggtgcagtggactgcacacacataaggataaaagccccctcaggtgcccatgaggccgattttgtgaataggaaatcctttcacagcattaatgttcaggtgaacataactttttgatattgtccattgacgaacactctgcattgccagtgatgtgcattgattggtgtaatattcctcatcttatgatttcagatggtctgcaatgctgactgtgtgatcagcaatgttgtggcaaaatggcctggctcagtccatgactccagaatctttcgggcctctgaaatctatcagtgcctatcacaaggtaagccacacaacccctatttataaccatcatggctgtgtcaagaatatcactgtgtttatgaggtagtaatgatgagattttgtgttgacaggtgaattctctggtgtgttgctgggagacagggggtatggctgccagccttttctcctgacacctttcacagacccccaggaagcacagcaggcctacaaccatgcccatgccaggaccagggccagagttgaaatgacctttggcctcctgaaggcacgctttcactgccttcacaaattaagggtcagccctgttagggcatgtgatattactgtggcttgtgctgtcctccacaatgtggcctgcctgaggaaggagagggcccccagagtgccaccagccatggactgggacaatccggcaatcttccctgatgacgacagtggtcggctgctgagggaccaatatgtgttgaattattttagttagtatgtgtgctttaaattttggttaaatatgtcctgcggtggcagaggaatttgggtttttttgggttcgttttttgacgaatttggcctcttatgatgtttgtgcggtatactgtgtgtaatacaaggctgcagggaggctactgcatccattcatttgtctgttcagttgatgtgtatggatttgtcctgcatttattttagtgtgcagacatgcagggtgtgttatatacagacctttgaatgtgtatgtatcattttgtataatatgcttggattctgtgctttccatcttgtagagtcactgtgacttcagtttcgaaaggagctgatggtttacctgctttgttttgtccttattcaataaaggaacataatgttacacattgtgtttttatattcatatggaatgtgtatttgtttatatgacagagtactagggccacactgaagaaaaaggataaagtcataaatttatgaggctggttctttctgcagaaaagctacatattgtttttacagttttgatacttatgacaatgtgatacttaatattctggcacatcagcatgtctttgtttatgaaaccatactgaagtacaatttcacgaaatgccccacatctgtcattttaacaactgtcctcctttaaaacaactggttacaatattatgacttgtgtttttttcccctctgtggccctaatattctatcattttatatatagccttatagtctatgggaaactgtaaattatctaatgatagcaacatcatctaaaaatcattttttatccaaaatcattgaaattaatgatcacaaacgtttaaataataacagtgggtctagttatatgtgataacaatgtatagtgagcagtgaaataactattggtttccatttgtggtgactgctgactgacattagggatgagattaaatagatcctggaatttagcctggtctggagcaggctagctccacagaataaatctccatggtaatttataccataacatatcctcctgccccctatccatctttagtgcaaccggattacggatcaattgagccaggatcaccaagatatcctggcttaatcccttatcctagttttgtgcaacaggccccaggtatcctgtgtgtgtcctgtgtgtgtatttcttttctctccttctcccctcacaggtggcaatcatcattccccaatcagtcaccactcagtcatcaatcagaagacaccttctccttttctcttaaCCAATCACATCctctttcccttggtttaaaatcCCATTCAGTTGTTCTCTCTGTCATGCAATCTCTCTGTAGATCTCTTGTTTGGCTTTTTGCTTACCCTGATAGTATTGtgtttgttatggtgtttgactgtttgtttgatggtgggaaaagggggtaccaagacaaGTCACCCTTGGGCATACACTTCCCGTAGGAATACTTTGTCTAAGAAAACTAGTTAGAACTGtgtggaccacccactgtatttttggttagttagttagctgtattgaagtaggctagtctagtttaggagtgtttttggatatttgtttctttccttgggtccagctcagccccttttcccgcccccctttaccgtgtgtttaaaaataaaccatgagtgtttgacggtaatttagttgtctgtggtctttgttctcactgttacttTTTCACTGTTATAGTTCTGTTATGGGTCTCGTTACCATCCCCCTAGACtgccgggccaaagggattcgtaacaataCACAACTAGAGGCACTACACCGTACCCACATACACATCGAAGTGTTGGAGAGCCCAGATCAGGGCAAGAGCCTCCTTCTCCACCAAAGATTAGTTTAGGTGATAACTGTTGAACTTCTTGGAGAAGTATGCCACAGGATGCTCAATTTCCTGGCTATCTGACTGCAGCAGAACCAACTTGATCAACAGTCTTCCATGCGGGGAAGTGGGTAGGAATCAGGTTGTCACACTTAACTTTCGGTAGTCTATGCAAAACCGAAATGTTCCATCCTGCTTATGAACCAAAAGACAAGGTTCAGCAATGTCATTAACAAGCATATACTGAATCTCAGAGTTTAAATGTTTCTCAAACAACACACAGTAAATCATTGGCGGATAGGTGGGGCATCACCAACGTCAATATCATGATTTACCAGATGGGTACGAAAAGGCGTCTAAATAAAGAAGTAAAACTCATGATCAAATGAACCAGCTCCGCACGACAAGGAACAGACAAGTGTCCTAGCAGAGTATCAAAACTACCCAAAGACTGAATTATTTAACCGTCCTTCCAGGACACCATCATCTGGGCTAAGCAACCTCCCCTCACAACAAACGGACCCAATAACAACTCAGGTCTTGAACTCGTTAAAATAACAGGTTAAGTGTCCCCTGCAGGTAAATGCAAGTCTGAGGCAATAGAGGATGGAATAGAAGGACATGCATAGTAAAGCTTCAACAAGTTCACATGACAGAGCTGTGTAGCCTTTTTCCTTTTGAGGAGTTGCAACCACATAGTTCAACTCAGAAATCTGACGTACCACTGTATATGGCCCACTAAATTTAGCCTGAAATGGAGAACCAACAATAGGTAACAGAGTGAGGACTTGGTCACCAGGACTGAACTGGTGGCGCTCAGCTCGCCAGTCAAACAGTCCCTTCATCTTACACTGAGAAGATGTTAACTTTTCCTTAGCCATCTCCCCAGCTGCATACAGGCGTCGCCTGAAGTTTTTTACATAAGATGACAGATTCCTAGGGGGCTTTGCAGCACCCCAGCCATCTCGTAAAACGGCTAGTGGAACACGTACGGTGTCCCCAAAAACTAGGTTGTTAGGGATAAATCCTCTGCTTTCTTGTAAAATCTCTCTAGCTGCAAGTAAAATCTCTCTAGCTGCAAGCAACAACCAAGGCAACCCCTCCCAGTCTCAGTCCAAGTCAGTGCAATAAGCACGCAAcaatgactacaaggtctgatgaAACCGCTCCAGGGCTCCCTGACTCTGTGCATGATATGCGGTCGCAAAATTGTGTCTGATGCGAAGTTGGCGTAACACCTGTGCAAACATGTGAAATTGGAACCTTGATCACTTTGAATAATTTTGGGTATTCCAAAAATAGAAATAAACTGAGTCAATGCTTTAACAACGGACTTGGTTGTTATGGTACGGAGAGGATATGCAGTGGATAACAGGTCACTGGGCACATAACCGTCAACAGGTAAATACTCAAAAAGCTCCTTATAGCTGGAGACTCTGAGTGTGGTGGAATTATTCTAATCAAAGGAGTGACTTTTAGACTTCTTCAACAATTTAACTTTATAATttaattactgcagtaatggagcttGTCAACGACCCACCCGTAggtgattcgttgagagcccaaCCAGCAGGACTaagccacagcattttatagcaaagtccaTCCTCCTGGATGTTCATGACAAATCACAGATGTACGGAATAGGAACTTTGTATTGTGGGCCAGACCCTGATTTCTACACGAAGAGAACAGTCTTTACAGCAGATACTAATAATTCACAGCAAACAGTATCTTTTATACGAATCCTAACCTTGTGATAATTATCCATACTGAAGCCATCTCCACCCTGGTACCTCATAGAACAGAAACATCAACTCATGCTATAGAATGCGGTCTTGTTAGGTTTATCACCCAAGGCATACATCTTCTCTCAGCATTAAGCC
This genomic stretch from Salvelinus alpinus chromosome 15, SLU_Salpinus.1, whole genome shotgun sequence harbors:
- the LOC139539752 gene encoding uncharacterized protein isoform X2, which gives rise to MNGPKRTWQQVKIKYKNILQNAVKKNTHRQGTGGGSPKADLTPAEDMALELNKGRPVLEGIPGGKETSIGSSQDATRFIQVSGSTVFLLEPPAQAPDDADPGEGPSAAATAHDGDDDEEETISLDSRRHEDPDAIQWENQPGNISSQAIRKLYGNHLRRQIELADIDIQYKKKKMENLALESEIKKRTIRKLDLEIKKLEREVRYAFNVHCMLTVTQMY
- the LOC139539752 gene encoding uncharacterized protein isoform X3 is translated as MNGPKRTWQQVKIKYKNILQNAVKKNTHRQGTGGGSPKADLTPAEDMALELNKGRPVLEGIPGGKETSIGSSQDATRFIQVSGSTVFLLEPPAQAPDDADPGEGPSAAATAHDGDDDEEETISLDSRRHEDPDAIQWENQPGNISSQAIRKLYGNHLRRQIELADIDIQYKKKKMENLALESEIKKRTIRKLDLEIKKLERELQEDDTAQNKN
- the LOC139539752 gene encoding putative nuclease HARBI1 isoform X1; its protein translation is MSSSPSLATEDCDIKEEFYRIAGFPNVIGAVDCTHIRIKAPSGAHEADFVNRKSFHSINVQMVCNADCVISNVVAKWPGSVHDSRIFRASEIYQCLSQGEFSGVLLGDRGYGCQPFLLTPFTDPQEAQQAYNHAHARTRARVEMTFGLLKARFHCLHKLRVSPVRACDITVACAVLHNVACLRKERAPRVPPAMDWDNPAIFPDDDSGRLLRDQYVLNYFS